The nucleotide window ATATGCAGCCACTGCCGGATATACCCCCATCCCTGTTCGGGCACCCAAGGCCCGCATCAATAGAGATCTTCTGCACCCTCTGGCCGAACAGTCCTTTCAGATAGCTGTTGTAATCATTATATCTGTTTATCATTTTCACCTTGATTCGCACATGTAACATAAAGCTCTTTTTTATATGATTCCATTATCTTTATAAAAAGGATTTCAGGATTAGTATTAAAAGTCAATCTGCTATTTTTTTATAATCGAGATGTTCTGCCTGATTAACAGGCTGATTACTCGCAAGAGAAAATAAGTATGATATAAAAATGGCACAGGTTTTGCTTTTATTCAGGGTGTGATAGGTATGAATAAATAATGCAACCTGAATAACTTTGATAAATTGGTCTTGTTTCTGTTTATTTTATTTATTCATATGAAGCAAAAGGCCCGGATATCCGGGAATCTTTTGATAGGCTATAAAAATAGCCAAAAAATTGACGATGTACAGGGAAGAGTATGGTTATAAAAAAGAAGATCAATTATAAACTTGATTCAAACGCATGGATGTCAACCTACACCGATCTCATGACCCTGTTATTGACCTTTTTTGTACTTTTGCTCAGCCTTTCTACCGTTGATAAAACCAAAAAGCTCCGCGCCCTGAATTCACTTGTAGGGGCCTTTGGTTTTAAGCCAGGAGGGCAGTCAGTACTGGGAGAGCAGAAAGGGATTAATATAACTACAGGCGCGGCGCCTATTACCCCGGAGGAAGTACAGTTTGAAAGACTTCGTAATATAACGCTCAAGCATGGACTTAAATCTGAGCTGACCATGAGCCAGCAGCTTGAACGTACAATAATCACTATTAAGGATAATGTAATCTTCGGGCATAAATCATCCGTACTGTTAGCTGAAAAGTCAGGCTTTCTTTCCGATCTTGCAGATGTGTTAAAGGAGGGCCATCAGATGATAGAGCTCCGCGGATACTGTGATTCTTCAGAATCTATTATGGAAAAAGACCCATACAAGGAATCAATGTTTTTGTCATCAAAAAGGGCAATAGCCATGTTTGATTTCTTTGTGGAAAAAGGGCTTTCCCCCGGGGATATTGTCGCACACGGGTTCGGGCAGAATTATATGGGTGCATCAAAAAAGGGAAAAGAATCATATCTGAACCGGCAGGTTGAGATCATCCTGGATTACAGAGAGAAGGTGCCATTCAGATTGAGAAATCAAGGTGGTAAAAAGGATTTTCTTGATTTCAAGGGCTTCTTTTTCAGGCAGAGAGGGGTATAAATGGCTGAAGACAAGGTCATAATTGAAGAGGTAAAGATGGGTGCAATACCGGCCTGGATGGTGACTTTTTCAGACCTGACAACCCTTCTTCTCACCTTTTTTGTGCTTCTCCTCTCCATGTCCTCCATGGATGACAGATCATTGAAAAGCCTTTTTACAAATTTTACCAGCGCAAGCGGCATCTTGAATTTCAAGGAGCTTGGAGAGATATACAGGCCAAAGGATGTAATGATAGATGGCATATATGACAGGCTCAAAGATGCCATGGTTATCAAACGTTCGGATGACCCGGTTGATATCCCTGCTGATACCGATGAGATATTCATGACAGAATCAGGCGGCCAGGTGGTATTGCAGAATATTGAAGGCGGTTTCAAGCTGGTATTCGGTCACAAGATCATGTTTGAAAGTGGAAAGGCCGAGATAAAAGATGAGGTGAAGCCAATCCTCAATGAGGTGGCAAAATTTATAAAGGCATCCTATTTTCAGATATATATTGATGGCCACACCGATCCCCTGCCCATTAACAATGAGGATTTTCCATCCAATACCATCCTTTCGCTGATCAGGGCCTATAATGTGATGAAATATCTTATCGACGAGGGCGGTGTAAACCCGGATACCCTTGCATTAGGCGGGTATGGTGAAAAGCATCCAATTGATAGCAATGATACCCCGTCGGGGAGAGACCGGAACCGGCGGGTTGAGATGATCTTTAAAAGCAAGACCTACTTCTGATTTCTTTTTCTCTCTCTGAAAATCACCCTTACGGGTACATTGTCCAGTCCAAGGGTGCTCCTTATCTGGTTTACGATAAACCTTTCGTATGAAAAATGTACAGCCTTCGGGTGGTTTACAAAAAGCACAAAGGTAGGAGGCCTGGTTCCTGTCTGGGTCGCATAAAAAAATTTAAGGCGTGTCCTTCCGACAAGGGGCGGGGGCCTTTTGAAGATCATCTCCTCCACCAGTTTATTCACATCACCTGTACTTATCCTCATGTCAAACTGTTCAAACACTGCATCTATTTTTTCAAATATTTTGTTAACCCGTTCGCCGGTGAGTGCGGACATGTTGATGCGTGGTGCATATGAGACAAACTGGAGTTGTCTGTCTATATCAAGGCCAAGCTGTTTTATGCGTTCGGGCTCCTTTTTTACAAGGTCCCACTTATTGACAGCAAGAATAACCCCGCGCATACGGTCAAGGGCATATCCGCATATCCTGGCATCCTGTTCAGATACACCCTCATTTGCGTCAATCATGATAATGGCAATATGACACCTTTCAATGGCGCGAATAGCCTTTATCATGGAAAATTTATCTATCTTGTCACTGACCCTGCTCTTTCTTCTTATACCTGCGGTATCTATCAGAAGATACTCCTGTTCGCCCCTGTTAATCCTGATATCAACAGAATCCCTTGTTGTGCCGGGTATTTCACTGACAAGCATCCTCTCATGACCCAGTATCCTGTTAATGAGGGAGGATTTACCCGCATTTGGCCTTCCGATAATGGCTACACGTATCTGGCGCTGATCTTCTACCGGTTCAGCATCATCAGGGACAGAGCCTGCTATATCATCCATAAGCGTTCTTAAGCCATAGCCGTGGGCAGATGAAAGGGGATAAATGGTCTCTACCCCAAGGCTGTAAAAGTCATGAATCAGGGTCTCCTTTTCAGGGCTGTCTATCTTGTTTACCACAGTATATGTCTTTTTATCGTACCGCCTCAGGATATTTGCAACCTCTTCATCAGCAGGCACAAGCCCGCTTCTGCCATCCATCATAAAGAGTATCTGGTCAGCCTCTTCGATTGCCTTTATTACCTGCTGCCTGACCTGTTCTGAAAAAGGTCCGTCATCCTTTTCATCAAACCCGCCTGTATCAACGATGATGAATGATTTGCCTTCCCAGTTGACAGTGGCATAGTTGCGATCCCTGGTAACCCCCGGCTGATCATCCACAATAGAG belongs to Desulfatiglans sp. and includes:
- a CDS encoding OmpA family protein, producing the protein MAEDKVIIEEVKMGAIPAWMVTFSDLTTLLLTFFVLLLSMSSMDDRSLKSLFTNFTSASGILNFKELGEIYRPKDVMIDGIYDRLKDAMVIKRSDDPVDIPADTDEIFMTESGGQVVLQNIEGGFKLVFGHKIMFESGKAEIKDEVKPILNEVAKFIKASYFQIYIDGHTDPLPINNEDFPSNTILSLIRAYNVMKYLIDEGGVNPDTLALGGYGEKHPIDSNDTPSGRDRNRRVEMIFKSKTYF
- a CDS encoding ribosome biogenesis GTPase Der, producing the protein MTSIIAIVGRPNVGKSTLFNRLSRSMDSIVDDQPGVTRDRNYATVNWEGKSFIIVDTGGFDEKDDGPFSEQVRQQVIKAIEEADQILFMMDGRSGLVPADEEVANILRRYDKKTYTVVNKIDSPEKETLIHDFYSLGVETIYPLSSAHGYGLRTLMDDIAGSVPDDAEPVEDQRQIRVAIIGRPNAGKSSLINRILGHERMLVSEIPGTTRDSVDIRINRGEQEYLLIDTAGIRRKSRVSDKIDKFSMIKAIRAIERCHIAIIMIDANEGVSEQDARICGYALDRMRGVILAVNKWDLVKKEPERIKQLGLDIDRQLQFVSYAPRINMSALTGERVNKIFEKIDAVFEQFDMRISTGDVNKLVEEMIFKRPPPLVGRTRLKFFYATQTGTRPPTFVLFVNHPKAVHFSYERFIVNQIRSTLGLDNVPVRVIFRERKRNQK
- a CDS encoding OmpA family protein, which encodes MVIKKKINYKLDSNAWMSTYTDLMTLLLTFFVLLLSLSTVDKTKKLRALNSLVGAFGFKPGGQSVLGEQKGINITTGAAPITPEEVQFERLRNITLKHGLKSELTMSQQLERTIITIKDNVIFGHKSSVLLAEKSGFLSDLADVLKEGHQMIELRGYCDSSESIMEKDPYKESMFLSSKRAIAMFDFFVEKGLSPGDIVAHGFGQNYMGASKKGKESYLNRQVEIILDYREKVPFRLRNQGGKKDFLDFKGFFFRQRGV